The sequence ATTATCACATACCGATGTGATGTGTGCTTTTCTTATCTCATACTGCAAGATTATTTGGCATTAAACTTGTGATGTTTCTTTTAGGGAACTATTAAAGCAGCAGTTTTGAGCCAAATGATTTGGGCTAAACTAAAATCCCATATTTGTAAGTGATTGATGCGGTGTCTCAGAACTATTAAGGGATTCCATGAATGCTGCTCTAGAGGAATGTATGAAGAAAGGTCAGTACTTGGACTTCTTAAATTTAACTGATTTCAATACTTTATCCCTaatggttaggcctactgtttactCTGGAGTCAAATGTTTGAGGTCAGATTATCTGTCCAAGATCACAAACATATATAAAAGACATTTCCTTTcaaagacaaaaataaaaaacccATCTGGAATACAATATTATAGCATATATGTAAACAGAGCAGTGCCCCATGTCAAAGACATTAACATGAAGGCACTTGGGGAAACAGGTGAGCGCTCTTCAGCTTGAGGCATACATCTGCCAGGGACCTCCTTTTTTAGCTTGATCCAAAACTTCTGTGCAAACGTTTGTAAAAACTCAGACGCAAATCAGAACATGCAGTTCAAACCTGAGTTGGCAAAAAAATGTCTCCATGGAGACGAGTTCAACTGACCCAGACCATGTCATATGCATCTGTTTGGTCAAAGGGCTTATTCAATGGCTGTAGAGTATTTTATTGCACTATGCTACTTTGATTCAGCAAAAAACTTATTTCCGTTAAAAGCTCTTTTCTCTTCTGACAGTCCTCAAGAAGTGAAAGATTTGCCGGCGGAGACACCGATCAAAGGAACGGAGCCGTGGTCAAACAGTCTGTAGGGAAGCTTGCCCTTGGAGCTCCATGCATCTGACTCAGGGTCGTAGCAATCAAAGCCATCCGAGTCCTTGATGACATCATGGTTGTTGATGTAGCGGCCTCCAGTCACGTAGAGCTTGTTGTTTATCGCTGTGGCTGAGTGGTGCATTCTCCTGTCTTTCATGCTCTCACATTTCACAAACCTGTTGGCTTTGGTGTCATAAGCGATCGTTCTTCGGGTGTACCCTACAGAATGACATGGAAAGCATGTGCAGTGTTGAACAAAGGCACACTATTGGATGTTGGATGCATATAACTAAACTAATGCTGACCAAAAAATGCAAATTCAGGCTGTACCTCCTACAATGTAGATTTTGTCATCAATGACTGCAGCTGGGGCACATACGTTTTTCACCATCCTGGTTTCAATTTTACACCACAGATTCCTCGCCATGTGGTACACCTGTGGGGCACAGTCGGAAATACGTGTTGAATACAGATGGCttttatgtatgtttgtttacgTCTGAGTCTTTTCATTACATAAACATGCTTTCAGGGTCGCTTTGTGTTTACAATGGTCAGTACCTGTATCATGCGGACTGGATTCTGCTCTGCATCCTCTCCTCCGATGACGTATATCCTCTGGTCGTGAGGGGCCACAGCTGGATGCAGTACAGGGCTTGGCATGGGGGCCATGGTCTCCCACTGGTTGAACATGGTGTTGTACCTTTCGACAGTGCAGGACAGTTGCCCGTCCACTGCTAGCCCACCCAGAGTGAAGAGAAAGTGCATATGGGAGACGCTCTGCTGGGCATAGTGGGGCGCCAGCATGGGCTCGGCTGCCCTCCACTGGTTGGTCTTGAGGGAGAGGGTGTAGACCGCGTCGGAAGGGGTGCCCACTCTGCTGCCAGTGGACACCACCAGCCCGCCTAATACGTACAGGATCCCCTGGACGCAAGCATAGGAGGCCCGGTAGAGGCGCACGGGGAGCTTGGCGAGGCTCTGCCACTGCTGTGTGACTTCGTCGAACAGCAGCGCCTCGCGGGACGTCTGTTGGCCGTTCTTGCGCCCCCCGACCAGCACGAGGGCTTCGCGGCACGCCTCTCGTCGAGGGGAATCCCACATGTCGTCGATCACGCTGGGGCACGGTGCTGCCCCGATGGAGAACAGCAACCGCTGTGCGGCCTCGATGAGCTCCGAGCACAACGGTGACGCCCGCACCAGCGGCTCGCCAGCCATGAACTGGACGAGGTAGGTGGGGTGGACGTGGCGCAGCCGCAGCTTGCTGAAGAGGCCATGGAGGGCCCCGCTGCGGGCAGGCGCGTTGTGCCGGACCCAGGCCAGCACGGTCTCGAACACCTGCTCCTCGCCGGCGCACAGCCGATCGTCGCCGAGCACGTCCGTGAGCTCGGCCAGCGAGATCTCCGGAAAGTCGTCGGAGGCGGCGACGGCCGGAAAGCAGCGGGCGGTCACCTCGCGGGCGCGCTCGCGCAGGCTGCCGCAGTGCAGCGCCTCGGCCAGACGGAGCATGTCCAGGCAGTTCTCCGCGCCCAGCTGCGTCTGCAGGAACGCCGAGCAGGCCTCGAACAGCCGGCCGTACTGCAGCATGGACGCCGCCTGCATCAGCGGCAGCGCCAGGTCGGCCGTGATGCTCGCGGCCCCCGTGTAGACGTAGTCCACCACGGTGCTCAGCACCTCCGGAGGCATGCCCCTGAGGACCACCCGTGGCTGGACACTCTCCTGGAAGCTGCTGCAGAACATGGCGTGGAAGTAGGGGCTGCTGGAGACCAGGACGTTGCGATGGCAGGCGAGCTCCGTGTCTCCACAGCACAGGACCACGTCCGTGAGGATCCGCTCTTTCCTCAGGTGGTTCAGCTGCAGGAGCAGACTGGAGACCAGCTCCTTGTCTTTGTAGTGCAGCACATCAGGTGATGGCTGTTCCATTCTAGAAAAACAAAATGGTGGTTGCAGGAGTGTGGCAGAAAATCATGGGAAAAATAAAGGCGATTGGTTTTCAGTTGGATTTTGCCTTGTTTTAACTAAATGTGCTCGTAAAACCTGAAAGAGTGATGTTGCATGGCCTTGATGTGCTTTGAACATCATAAAAATAACCATCAAGAGTTTGCTCTTCAAAGCAGTTAACTTTATCAAAATGGTTATGTAAGGCCTCAGCTGTCAGTTCCTGTTCCAGCTCTTTGTCCTTGATGGTTTCAGTGCTTGGACGCAAACATTTTACAAGATTATTATTATGGACACTCGCTAATCCCCACAAAGCAGTGTCACCAATAAGGCATCAAGTCAGATTACTTACACTGCCACTGTGACTTTCTGTCCCTGACACAAACGTTTCATATCCAGCTGCACATTGAACATCCTACATAAATGTCACTAGTTTGTGCATTTGACAGCATTACAGAAATGCATTTCAGACCTTTATAGATTTGACATCATTGTGTAAAACAAGTTATAATTTGGctacttattttttttttctgctagATTATCAGTGAAAAATAACAGTTGAGGATACCATAAATGTAAAAATTATTTGCAACTGTATATTCCAATATCTCACATCCAGCATTTTAACTTTTGTAATACCTTATGGATACCAATTTATCTGCTTGCATTCACAGTTCTGGTCTAAGAAATCATACATTTAGTTATTATTTTTGGGTATTTTAATGATTTATTAGTTGGTTTACAATACTGCTCCTGATAAACTATTTCAGCTGTCGGTCCACTAGTTCTGCAGCTCTGCAAGCGAGTCTTACCTTTTCCCAGGGCACATTCTGTATCCAATGCTGTTCTCAGGTCTTCTTAATGTTAATACAAAATGTTAATACTTTAATACAAAATCATAAAAAAATTACCACTACCTTTCCCTCCCACTGACAAACATGTTCAGTCTGTCTGAATCTTTACTTTCTTAAAAACCGCTGCTGTCTGGTGGGTGTTTATAGGGACATGTGTGgcgtgttgttttgttgtggaGGGGTCTCTCCACGAGGCCACTGTGTACATTCCAGCCCCAGGAATAGCTCCACCATCCCTGCAAGAGCAGCAGCAGAAACACACGtgactccctctccctctccctctccttctccctctttttccacCTAGCCTGGGTTTCACTCTTGTCTGCATAACACGTCTGAGCTGACTCCAGGCCATGTgctgctctttgtgtgtgtcgctgtgtgtatgtgtgtgtgtgtgtgtgtgtgtcagcgtatCAGTGTGattgcatgggtgtgtgtgtttgtgtgtgtgtgtgtgtgtgtgtgtgtgtgtgtgtgtgtctttgtaaacCCTTTGTGAACTTTGTCTATGCATGTACACAAGTCTTAGTGTAaatatgcatgcgtgtgtgcatgcatatatacTTGCAAATGTGCATCGTTGctttagtgtgagtgtgtgtgtgtgtgtgtatgtgtgtgtgtatgtgtatgtgtatgtgtatgtgtttgtgtgtgtctgtctgtgggtgtgttaaCATACATGTTTACAGCGAAATAGAGGCATAGTTTGCACTAGAGGGTTATTTGAGGAATTGGCTCTGTGCTTGGAAAAGCGACCCTCGTCACTTCTGTCTCCTGTCCCCCCAAAGCCTTCAGACGCTGGCATTAGGTTGCCAGGGTAACCctccaaacaaaacagagcacCGATGGCCCCGGCTGAGCGAGCAGGACAGCTGAGGTGCCCACCTTGGTGAATCAACTGACAGCTATTTATGTGACAATGAATTGGTTCGTTTGGTCCCTGTGACAAGGGGCCCTAGTCCTGCCTGTCCAGTTGGCGTGAGCACAATTCACTATCAGCCCTACCAGACGAGGCTGAAAGGTCAGCTGTGTTAGTCTCCCACACCGTGCAGCATTGCTGTCATACCACTGAGGCAACTTTAGCCCAGCGCTAATGGCTCCCATACTGCTTGCTTTGATAAACAGCCCCCTCTAGTGCCTCTTCAGCGTCACACACAATACTGTACCACAGGATTTGTACTGTCCTCTATTATGGGCCTGAATGAAGAGTACTACATGACATGTGCATGCTAAGATATTGCATGTTTGGTTGGTGAGCGTTTTGTGAGTGATCAATTAGGTCCTCATGAAAATCCTCATGAAAAGATCTTCATGAAAATCCTCTGGAATATCATGTTCAAATGCATAATCTCCAACGTACTGCAGATGTTTACCTGAGAACAACTGCACATCATGACATATTGACTGTGAGATTATTTCTAATTAATTCTAGATCTTCCATTGTGAGATTTGAAAGTGTTTTAACTGAGCTTGTTACCTATATGTTGGAACTGGTCATAGGGTAGTGTTACACAGATAAATATCTGAGCATTTCTCATTCCGTTGGCAGGCCAGAAATAATCTTCAACTCTTCtgtgatgtgctgtgtatgATCCATACTCCAGCACTGGTTGTGTTGGTTTTATCTACCATCACCTGGAAAAAACAAACAGTTTGGTAAAACTGATGCATTCATAAAACAATTTGATCTCCTATTCACATTGAATTTAGACTTTGCATGAATGATCTCTAAAGCTTATCGCTTATCCAGCTGCGTGACCCATGGCTGCACTGATGGTTGAGTAAACCATTTAAACCGTCGTTTCAAATAAAGATTGTTTGCTGTACTTTCAAAAGGATTTGGTTAGACTAATGTATCAACTTAAGTTTAATTAGATAATTCTCACAATTGTTAGAGTAAAGAGCGGCCGCAATGTGTTTGCCAGGACACCGTACGTAGCATTGATGACAGTCGCCTGTTGTCATTTTACCACTTGTATCAATACAAATGTACTTCAAACTTGTATAAGATGTACATGATGAAACAGATGCAAAAAGTGAGCTGAAAAGAAACAAACCTCAAAGAGGTAAATATtaaacaaatcaaacaaacCTGTCAAATACGCTTGATAGGACATCGGTAGAATGTCTCCCTTTTGATTCTATTGGGTCTATGCATTCAGATCACCAAGAGAACCAATAGGACCAGCCTCAACATAGCTCCCTGAAACCAGCAACACCCACAGCACATTAATTAGGTTCATGTTCACACTTCTTCACTTTATCAGGTTGGCCTCATGGAAATGCTGTAAGGTAAATTGCTTTTCACTTGCCATTCcaatttattttaatatttaacCACCAAGTGTTGTCATTTCTATTCATATAAGGTACATTATGCTTCAGTTTTTCTTATTTTTACATATTATGAATTTCAAGTAATTAAATTCACTGCATGTCACTGTTATATGTGTAATAGAATCAAGAGTATATGAATATCGAGACAATAATAGAATAGTAGGCTGTGATGCAAATAATTTTGTATGACCGTTTCTTGCCCCAGACTAGATGGAGGCTCCATTTACATTGAGAGTGTATTCTCTCCCTTTTCCTTTGATCTATTCAATGCAGATGTAGGTGTGAAATGCTCCCCACTGGCACCATTTGCTCCTACCATCTGTCCGCAATCTCCTTTGTTCTGTTTTTGGTTAGGGTTAACTTTACCTGAATTATGTttgttatgtatgtatgttattaactgtaaatgtattcatgtttggtatcatttttatagtctcagtacaaggagtACAATAAATTAAGTGTAAGAATGTTTAGAACATCCTGTATAACATTTCTACCTGAGGAGCCTGCCTAATATGTTAATAGcaagtaggtgtgtgtaggtgtgtctgggtgtggctGACTGAAACGGCGGGAAGAGAAAGCCAATCACAGGACGTTGTACCTATGACCATCACTTGAACCACACCCTTGCAAATTGAGCATAAAAGGCCAGCCTCTTCCGGTAGTCTTTAGAAATTGTagtttctgtgaatatctcgagaaccgcaGGGCTTAGGA is a genomic window of Alosa sapidissima isolate fAloSap1 chromosome 10, fAloSap1.pri, whole genome shotgun sequence containing:
- the klhl38b gene encoding kelch-like protein 38 — encoded protein: MCPGKRMEQPSPDVLHYKDKELVSSLLLQLNHLRKERILTDVVLCCGDTELACHRNVLVSSSPYFHAMFCSSFQESVQPRVVLRGMPPEVLSTVVDYVYTGAASITADLALPLMQAASMLQYGRLFEACSAFLQTQLGAENCLDMLRLAEALHCGSLRERAREVTARCFPAVAASDDFPEISLAELTDVLGDDRLCAGEEQVFETVLAWVRHNAPARSGALHGLFSKLRLRHVHPTYLVQFMAGEPLVRASPLCSELIEAAQRLLFSIGAAPCPSVIDDMWDSPRREACREALVLVGGRKNGQQTSREALLFDEVTQQWQSLAKLPVRLYRASYACVQGILYVLGGLVVSTGSRVGTPSDAVYTLSLKTNQWRAAEPMLAPHYAQQSVSHMHFLFTLGGLAVDGQLSCTVERYNTMFNQWETMAPMPSPVLHPAVAPHDQRIYVIGGEDAEQNPVRMIQVYHMARNLWCKIETRMVKNVCAPAAVIDDKIYIVGGYTRRTIAYDTKANRFVKCESMKDRRMHHSATAINNKLYVTGGRYINNHDVIKDSDGFDCYDPESDAWSSKGKLPYRLFDHGSVPLIGVSAGKSFTS